A part of Miscanthus floridulus cultivar M001 chromosome 6, ASM1932011v1, whole genome shotgun sequence genomic DNA contains:
- the LOC136459681 gene encoding putative lipid-transfer protein DIR1: MAGRRVCNKAVAVAMAVVALLALLLAAGEAEQICKVDRDTVLKQCGASCSSGTPSQGCCDALRDADFGCLCRNYWDKLKAMPAYASCAKAIPSKCNLPNAKCH, encoded by the coding sequence ATGGCCGGGAGAAGGGTGTGCAAcaaggccgtggccgtggccatggcggtcgtgGCGCTGCTGGCTCTGCTCCTGGCAGCGGGCGAGGCCGAACAGATCTGCAAGGTCGACCGGGACACGGTGTTGAAGCAGTGCGGCGCGTCCTGCTCGAGCGGCACGCCGAGCCAGGGGTGCTGCGACGCGCTGAGAGACGCCGATTTCGGCTGCCTCTGCCGCAACTACTGGGACAAGCTCAAGGCCATGCCCGCCTACGCCAGCTGCGCCAAGGCCATCCCTTCCAAGTGCAACCTCCCAAACGCCAAGTGCCACTAA